The genome window ATGGCAGCGCAGCATTCCCCGGACTTCGCACGTCCTTTCGAGCCTTTGGCGACCAATCCATCCCGTACCGAAAACGCGCTGGAGCGTCACGCCCGCCGCACCTGGCCGCTGGCTGCGGCATTGCTCCTCGCATCTGCGTCAGCTGCAGCACAAAGCTCGGACCAACATTTGGCGGAAGTCGTGGTCAGTGCGTCGGGGTTTGAACAGGCAATCAAGGATGCGCCTGCCAGTATCACCATCATTACCCGCGAACAATTGGAAACCAATCGCGTCAACAGCGTTGCTGAAGCCCTGCGCGGCGTTGAAGGCGTGGACGTCGGCGATGCACCGGGTAAAACCGGCGGCATGAATATCAGCATGCGCGGCATGAACAGCCGTTTTACGCTGATCCTGATTGATGGCCGCAGGCAAAATACAGCCGGTAGCGTCACACCTAACGGCTTTGGTGAAACATCCACCTCCTTTATGCCACCACCTTCCGCCATCGAACGTATCGAAGTCATACGCGGACCTATGTCCACGCTGTACGGCTCGGATGCGATGGGCGGCGTCATCAACATCATCACCCGCAAAGTTGGTAAAGTCTGGTCCGGCAACGTCACTGCGGAAACTACCTTGCAAGGTGAATCCCAATTCGGTAACTCACAAGCAGGCAGCGTATATCTGAGCGGGCCTTTGGTAGAAAACCTGTTCGGCCTGCAAGTGCGTGCACGCCGGTATCACCGCGATGATTCCAATATCCAGTGGCCAGGCAAGCTGCCAGGTAGCCTGACACTGGGCAATGACCCGGTTAAATCGACCATCGACACTGCAGGCGCAAAACTGACTTTCACGCCAAACAAAGACAATGACATTTCGCTCGATATAGACAGCTCGCGACAAACCTATGACAACAGTCGCGGCCAGTTAGGCACCCTCGACAAAACCGGTGCAATTCGTGGTTATTTGCCAGAACAAAAATTCAACCGGGATCAAGTCACACTGGCGCACACACTGCGCATGGCAAACAGCGTATTGGAATCCAGTCTCAGTCATACCAAGACCGAAACCATAGGTCGCACCATTCCAGACGGCGCGCCTGGTGGCAAACCCGCTGGCTCACCTCGTACGCTGGAATCGGAGAGCACCATCTTCGATACCAAGCTGGTGACCGCACTCGATACACATATGCTGAGCGTAGGGGCGCAATGGTGGGAAGCCAAAATGATCGATGCAATCGCTCCGCGCGGCTTCGACCAAAAGCAAATTGGTGTCTTTGCCGAAGATGAATGGCGCATCCGCAAGGACCTGGCGCTGACAGTTGGCGTCCGCCATGACAACCACAGCACCTTCGGTGGCGCCACTACGCCACGCATGTATCTCGTCTGGAACGCAACCGATCAATGGACCTTTAAAGGCGGCGTCAGTAAAGCCTATCGCACCCCCGGGCTGGAACAACTGGTCAATGGTTTGTCAGGTATCGGCGGCCAGGGCACTATTCCGTTATACGGCAATCCTGCGCTACAACCAGAACGTAGTGTCAGCAGCGAACTCGGAACTTACTTCGACAATAACAAGGGCTTCCGTGCCAACGCCACCATCTTCCAGACTGACTTCAAAGATGCCATCAGCACCATTAGTAACTACGTCCCGCCAGGCGGTGGTGCACAGGGCAGTTTCCCTGTTAACGTCAGCAATGCAACAGTAAAAGGCCTGGAGCTCGGTGGCAGCCTGGAATTTGCCCGCGTCTGGAGAGTAGCGGCCAACTATACCTACACAGACAGCGAGCAAAAAACCGGCGCGAATATCGGCAAGCCCCTGGAAAACACTCCCAAGCACGCTGCCAACGTAAAACTGGATTGGCGCACATCAGAGCAACTGAATCTGTGGGCACAGGCAGAATACAAAAGCGAACGCTATCGCCCTGAAGACAATGCCACCAGCAATACCAAAGCACTACTCGGTGACTTCAAGGCATATACATTGCTGAACGTGGGCGGTACATACAAAATCAACAAATCTTTTGCGATCAATATGGCCGTCAACAATTTGTTGAATAAAGACTTTGTCGCCTATCGCCAGGTCAGAAACAATGGCAATCCAAATAGCTTTGCCAATCAGTACATCAGCACCATGGAGCCGCGTCGCCTGTGGATCTCCGCCAATTACACTTTCTGATGCCCGGCTAAACCCTCTCTCAGCAGTGCCCTCTCGCGCACTAAGGCCTTCCGGCTTTAGTGCGCTTTTTTTTGCTCACGTTTTACCCGGGCGGACAAAACCGCATTCTCCCGCCAAAAACACGCTTTGCCGATTACTGGGATAATCCTTGCCTTACACAGGGCAACATTCCGCCCTTTCTTTACGGACCTATCCATCATGAATCCCGGCATGCTGTACGCACTCTGCGCCTATGTGGCCTGGGGCTCGTTTCCGATTTATTTCAAATCGCTGCACGATATTGCGCCGTTGGAAATCCTGCTGCACCGGATGGTGTGGGCGCTCGGTTTCCTGCTCATCGTACTCGCCGTGCGCAGGCAATGGGCGTGGTTAAGCGCTGTCTTGCGCCAACCTAAAGTATTGGCCGGCTTTACCGCCAGTGCACTGCTGTTATCGACCAACTGGTTTGTCTATATCTGGGCCGTCAATCACGACCGCATCATTGATGCCAGCCTCGGCTATTTCATGACGCCGCTGGTGAATGTACTCCTCGGCTTCCTGGTGTTGGGCGAACGCCTGCGTCGCCTGCAATGGGCAGCGGTATTTGTGGCTGCGCTGGGCGTCGCCTGGCTGACCTGGGAAAATGGGCATTTGCCATGGATAGGACTAACGCTCGGACTGACCTTCGGCACCTACGGTTTGTTGCGTAAAACTGCCAAACTCGGCGCACTGGAAGGCTTGTCCCTGGAAACCTTATTGTTGTTCCCGCTCGCAGTACTTGCGTTGGCGGTGATGGCCTGGAATGGCAGTAACAGCTTCATCCACGCGCCGACTGCATCGCAATGGCTACTGGTTGCGGCCGGTCCTATCACTGCCATTCCACTGCTGCTGTTTGCTACAGCAGCACGTCGCATACCGCTATCCACGCTCGGGCTTTTGCAATACATCACGCCGACGCTGCAATTACTGGTCGGCGTCTGGCTGTATCACGAGCCATTCAGTAGCGCACGCCTGGTCGGCTTTGCCGCGATCTGGATCGCGCTCGGTTTGTACTCGGCAGACGGACTATGGCAAAACTATAGGCAGCCCGCCGTCGATGCACAAAAGTAAGCAGGCATTAAAAAAGGCAACACAGATGTGTTGCCTTTTTTGTTGATGGAAATGAACGCTTAAATTTCTACCTTGGTACCCAATTCAATCACGCGGTTGGAAGGGATTTGGTAATAATCCGCGGCACCGCGTGCATGCCGTGACATCGCAACGAAGATATGTTCACGCCACAACGCCATACCACGCACCGGATTCGCCACCACGGTCTGGCGTGCGATGAAGAATGATGTTTCCATCATTTCGAATTCCAGTCCCTGGTCTTTCGCCAACTCCAAAGCGGCAGGAATATCCGGCACGTTTTTGAAACCGTAAGTCACATCCATCTGATAGCAATCATCGCCCAGCAAATGGATGCGAACCTGGTCGGTGGTCGGCACATACGGTACTTCCATCATACGTACTGTCAGGAACACGACGCGCTCATGCAACACCTTGTTATGCGACAGGTTGTGCAACATCGCATGCGGCACGCCGTCCGATTCACCACGCAGGAAAATCGCGGTGCCCGGGACGCGGGTAGGTGGCGAGATGAACAGCGAGGCGAGGAAGTCTTCCAATGGGATCGCATGCTTTTGCAAATTCTCGAATACCAGCTCACGACCACGCTTCCAGGTCAGCATCAAGGTGAACAGGATCGTACCAAGCAAGAGCGGGAACCAGCCACCGTGGAAGAGCTTGAGCATATTCGCCGAAAACAGGCTGAGG of Janthinobacterium sp. Marseille contains these proteins:
- a CDS encoding TonB-dependent receptor codes for the protein MAAQHSPDFARPFEPLATNPSRTENALERHARRTWPLAAALLLASASAAAQSSDQHLAEVVVSASGFEQAIKDAPASITIITREQLETNRVNSVAEALRGVEGVDVGDAPGKTGGMNISMRGMNSRFTLILIDGRRQNTAGSVTPNGFGETSTSFMPPPSAIERIEVIRGPMSTLYGSDAMGGVINIITRKVGKVWSGNVTAETTLQGESQFGNSQAGSVYLSGPLVENLFGLQVRARRYHRDDSNIQWPGKLPGSLTLGNDPVKSTIDTAGAKLTFTPNKDNDISLDIDSSRQTYDNSRGQLGTLDKTGAIRGYLPEQKFNRDQVTLAHTLRMANSVLESSLSHTKTETIGRTIPDGAPGGKPAGSPRTLESESTIFDTKLVTALDTHMLSVGAQWWEAKMIDAIAPRGFDQKQIGVFAEDEWRIRKDLALTVGVRHDNHSTFGGATTPRMYLVWNATDQWTFKGGVSKAYRTPGLEQLVNGLSGIGGQGTIPLYGNPALQPERSVSSELGTYFDNNKGFRANATIFQTDFKDAISTISNYVPPGGGAQGSFPVNVSNATVKGLELGGSLEFARVWRVAANYTYTDSEQKTGANIGKPLENTPKHAANVKLDWRTSEQLNLWAQAEYKSERYRPEDNATSNTKALLGDFKAYTLLNVGGTYKINKSFAINMAVNNLLNKDFVAYRQVRNNGNPNSFANQYISTMEPRRLWISANYTF
- the rarD gene encoding EamA family transporter RarD: MNPGMLYALCAYVAWGSFPIYFKSLHDIAPLEILLHRMVWALGFLLIVLAVRRQWAWLSAVLRQPKVLAGFTASALLLSTNWFVYIWAVNHDRIIDASLGYFMTPLVNVLLGFLVLGERLRRLQWAAVFVAALGVAWLTWENGHLPWIGLTLGLTFGTYGLLRKTAKLGALEGLSLETLLLFPLAVLALAVMAWNGSNSFIHAPTASQWLLVAAGPITAIPLLLFATAARRIPLSTLGLLQYITPTLQLLVGVWLYHEPFSSARLVGFAAIWIALGLYSADGLWQNYRQPAVDAQK